A window of the Natronospira proteinivora genome harbors these coding sequences:
- a CDS encoding GNAT family N-acetyltransferase — MRPRSTEFHEEPKKRVSVIMEIVKVSGEDDIAEVAALARKIWTAHYTPIIGKAQVDYMLERFQSEQAIAQQIRDGQEYYLLRDEGEVGYLGLVPDSAQKTLMISKIYVDGEQRGKGYGWHMLDFVESLCRERGLESIWLTVNKHNQDSIYWYQNRGFNKTGALVQDIGGGFVMDDYRLEKSL, encoded by the coding sequence ATGCGACCACGCTCCACGGAATTCCACGAAGAACCGAAAAAACGGGTTAGCGTAATCATGGAGATAGTAAAGGTCAGCGGCGAGGATGATATCGCTGAGGTGGCGGCTCTGGCTCGCAAAATCTGGACGGCACACTACACCCCGATCATTGGCAAGGCCCAGGTGGATTACATGCTCGAGCGCTTCCAGAGCGAGCAGGCCATCGCCCAACAAATAAGAGATGGGCAGGAATACTATCTGCTCCGGGATGAGGGAGAGGTGGGCTATCTGGGCCTGGTGCCGGATTCGGCCCAAAAGACCTTGATGATCAGCAAGATCTATGTGGATGGTGAGCAGCGAGGCAAGGGCTACGGCTGGCACATGCTGGATTTCGTGGAGTCGCTATGCCGAGAGCGGGGCCTGGAATCCATCTGGTTGACGGTGAACAAACATAACCAAGACTCAATCTACTGGTATCAAAACCGTGGATTTAACAAGACCGGCGCCCTGGTCCAGGACATCGGCGGCGGTTTTGTCATGGATGACTATCGCCTGGAGAAATCGCTTTGA